Proteins co-encoded in one Dendropsophus ebraccatus isolate aDenEbr1 chromosome 9, aDenEbr1.pat, whole genome shotgun sequence genomic window:
- the CTDSP1 gene encoding carboxy-terminal domain RNA polymerase II polypeptide A small phosphatase 1 isoform X1, with the protein MDSPASIFTQVSREEASAALQEKGVHSSSSSKKPPRRSIFHSLFCCLCQETEPQPVNNNAPLLTEENGSLQKSTKYLLQEVKPQDAGRICVVIDLDETLVHSSFKPVSNADFIIPVEIDGTVHQVYVLKRPHVDEFLRRMGEMFECVLFTASLAKYADPVADLLDKWGAFRARLFRESCAFHRGNYVKDLSRLGRELNKLVIVDNSPASYIFHPDNAVPVVSWFDDMSDTELLDLIPFFEKLRGVDDVYSVLRQRRTAS; encoded by the exons gTGTGCACAGCTCCTCATCCTCCAAGAAGCCACCAAGACGAAGCATCTTCCACTCTCTGTTCTGCTGCCTGTGCCAGGAAACTGAGCCCCAACCTGTGAATAACAACGCCCCCCTCCTAACCGAGGAGAATGGATCGCTCCAAAAG AGCACCAAGTATCTGCTGCAGGAGGTGAAGCCGCAGGACGCCGGGAGGATCTGCGTGGTGATCGATCTGGATGAGACGCTGGTTCATAGCTCGTTCAAG CCGGTCAGTAACGCCGACTTTATCATTCCGGTAGAAATCGATGGAACGGTCCATCAG GTTTACGTGTTGAAGCGGCCGCACGTGGATGAGTTCCTGAGGCGGATGGGGGAAATGTTCGAGTGCGTCCTCTTCACCGCAAGCCTGGCAAAG TACGCTGATCCAGTTGCTGATCTTCTGGATAAGTGGGGAGCCTTTCGCGCCCGCCTCTTCCGTGAATCCTGCGCCTTCCATCGGGGGAATTATGTGAAGGACCTGAGCCGGCTGGGCCGGGAGCTGAACAAGCTGGTGATCGTGGACAACTCCCCGGCGTCCTACATCTTCCATCCCGATAACGCG GTGCCCGTAGTTTCCTGGTTTGATGACATGAGCGACACGGAGCTGCTGGACCTCATTCCCTTCTTTGAGAAGCTGCGCGGCGTGGACGATGTGTACAGCGTTCTAAGGCAGCGGCGGACAGCCAGCTAA
- the CTDSP1 gene encoding carboxy-terminal domain RNA polymerase II polypeptide A small phosphatase 1 isoform X2 — translation MDSPASIFTQVSREEASAALQEKGVHSSSSSKKPPRRSIFHSLFCCLCQETEPQPVNNNAPLLTEENGSLQKPVSNADFIIPVEIDGTVHQVYVLKRPHVDEFLRRMGEMFECVLFTASLAKYADPVADLLDKWGAFRARLFRESCAFHRGNYVKDLSRLGRELNKLVIVDNSPASYIFHPDNAVPVVSWFDDMSDTELLDLIPFFEKLRGVDDVYSVLRQRRTAS, via the exons gTGTGCACAGCTCCTCATCCTCCAAGAAGCCACCAAGACGAAGCATCTTCCACTCTCTGTTCTGCTGCCTGTGCCAGGAAACTGAGCCCCAACCTGTGAATAACAACGCCCCCCTCCTAACCGAGGAGAATGGATCGCTCCAAAAG CCGGTCAGTAACGCCGACTTTATCATTCCGGTAGAAATCGATGGAACGGTCCATCAG GTTTACGTGTTGAAGCGGCCGCACGTGGATGAGTTCCTGAGGCGGATGGGGGAAATGTTCGAGTGCGTCCTCTTCACCGCAAGCCTGGCAAAG TACGCTGATCCAGTTGCTGATCTTCTGGATAAGTGGGGAGCCTTTCGCGCCCGCCTCTTCCGTGAATCCTGCGCCTTCCATCGGGGGAATTATGTGAAGGACCTGAGCCGGCTGGGCCGGGAGCTGAACAAGCTGGTGATCGTGGACAACTCCCCGGCGTCCTACATCTTCCATCCCGATAACGCG GTGCCCGTAGTTTCCTGGTTTGATGACATGAGCGACACGGAGCTGCTGGACCTCATTCCCTTCTTTGAGAAGCTGCGCGGCGTGGACGATGTGTACAGCGTTCTAAGGCAGCGGCGGACAGCCAGCTAA